In a genomic window of Gemmatimonadaceae bacterium:
- a CDS encoding N-6 DNA methylase: MRTLRSAAVLLSNTISVECAGPLFAELGFSDEIVRVDDDTCQRLGINGEVESPHMSLGPGSMRALVGESSAERPVRETLTRVAARLSSRTPHILWLVIVIHRGARQIAIGSWYTGRSTPRVVALIASQEHVVDSDSETLCALSAAASDSDLATHSRWLEILGRETVSRSFFRAMQSSVGQLAASLSPAPPEKDRNELALLYLSRLLFLTFIETKGWLNGDHAFLANRFADCMVGGGRFHATVLAPLFFGTLNTRPANRARRSRAFGRVPFLNGGLFTRSVLERASAHCIFTDEALGDVFGQLLTRYRFTAREDSAVWSEAAVDPEMLGKAFESLMAAPDRKTSGAFYTPQTLVEQLATSALASRLLAKEVPETAVVAALSGEIPSPGVRERLLAATGRLRILDPACGSGAFLVHLMERLAALRIHLGESRPVHEIRREILTRSIFGVDVNSTAVWLCELRLWLSMAIEDPERDPMRVAALPNLDRNIRVGDSLAGGSFASGSGTPRPARIAALRARYARTVGRRKKVFARMLDRIERDCALRCVDLEIVRLTHGRRELLGALRTRDLFGERRPAAPPARAQLAEMRSSVRAAQARRRTLLRGGALPFAYATQFADISAAGGFDIVIGNPPWVRPHNVDRSAKGLFNREFRVFRESAWQAGAENAAAAPGFAAQVDLSALFIERSLTLVREGGTVALIVPAKLWRSLAGGGVRSYVLGEGEIVELHDLTESRQVFDAAVYPSVIVVRRCRACEHSSTSARAVVHRRESAIHWPLDTKTLPFDGTPGSPWLIMPPEVRASFERVHRAGVPLAESRLGRPLLGVKTGCNEAFIVRLAPERNPSGQNGNHHLAAIESGDLSGRVESSLLRPLHRGETIRPWRLDAPPERIIWTHDVRGAVPRLEPHAHRWLSAWRRELEARSDFVARGQVRWWTIFRTEGASFTSPRVVWSDFGRSPRAAVLEAGDSTVLLNTCYVVPCDELADAQALAVLLNSPVAAAWLNSLAEPARGGYHRYLGWTVGLLPLPSDWTRARRLLAPIADRAMRGTPPGRHTLITAALDAYRLTEGDVEPLLLWDYR, translated from the coding sequence GTGCGCACGCTTCGCTCTGCCGCGGTTCTTCTCTCGAATACGATATCCGTCGAGTGCGCAGGTCCGCTCTTCGCGGAGCTCGGCTTCAGCGACGAGATCGTCCGCGTGGACGATGATACCTGCCAGCGACTCGGTATCAACGGCGAAGTAGAGTCGCCGCACATGTCGCTCGGACCGGGGTCGATGAGGGCTCTCGTCGGAGAATCGAGCGCGGAGCGGCCGGTTCGAGAAACTCTCACCAGAGTTGCGGCGCGCCTGTCCTCGCGCACGCCACACATTCTCTGGCTGGTCATTGTCATTCACCGCGGCGCGAGGCAGATCGCGATTGGCTCATGGTACACGGGCCGAAGCACGCCGCGCGTAGTCGCCCTGATCGCGTCGCAGGAGCACGTTGTAGACAGTGATTCGGAAACGCTTTGCGCGCTTTCGGCAGCGGCGAGCGACTCCGACCTCGCAACTCATTCACGCTGGCTCGAGATCCTCGGGCGCGAGACGGTCAGCCGGAGTTTTTTTCGAGCGATGCAATCCTCGGTGGGCCAGCTTGCTGCTTCCCTTTCGCCCGCCCCTCCGGAGAAGGATAGAAACGAGCTGGCCCTCCTCTATCTCTCGCGCCTGCTCTTTCTCACGTTCATCGAGACCAAGGGATGGCTCAACGGCGATCATGCATTTCTGGCGAACCGGTTCGCAGACTGCATGGTCGGTGGCGGAAGATTTCACGCCACAGTTCTGGCGCCTCTTTTTTTTGGAACGTTGAATACCAGGCCGGCCAACCGTGCGCGCCGCTCGCGCGCGTTCGGCAGAGTTCCGTTTCTGAATGGTGGGCTCTTCACTCGTTCCGTTCTCGAGCGCGCCTCTGCCCACTGCATCTTCACCGACGAAGCGCTGGGTGACGTCTTCGGTCAGCTTCTCACCCGCTACAGATTCACGGCGCGAGAGGACAGTGCGGTGTGGTCGGAGGCCGCGGTCGATCCTGAAATGCTCGGCAAAGCGTTCGAGTCGCTGATGGCTGCGCCAGATCGCAAAACGAGCGGGGCGTTCTACACGCCTCAAACGCTCGTCGAACAGCTTGCCACATCTGCACTTGCCAGTAGACTCCTGGCGAAGGAGGTGCCGGAGACGGCAGTCGTTGCGGCGCTCTCCGGAGAAATTCCCTCACCGGGCGTTCGCGAGCGGCTGCTCGCGGCGACGGGACGGCTGCGCATACTCGATCCGGCCTGTGGCTCGGGTGCGTTTCTCGTCCACCTGATGGAGCGCCTCGCTGCCCTTCGCATTCACCTCGGCGAATCTCGGCCCGTTCATGAGATCCGGCGAGAGATTCTCACACGGTCGATTTTCGGAGTCGACGTAAACTCTACCGCAGTGTGGTTGTGCGAGCTTCGTCTCTGGCTGTCTATGGCGATCGAGGATCCTGAGCGCGATCCAATGAGAGTTGCCGCGCTCCCGAACCTGGATCGGAACATTCGGGTCGGCGATTCGCTCGCGGGCGGATCGTTCGCCAGTGGCTCCGGCACTCCGCGGCCCGCGCGAATTGCAGCTCTCCGCGCGCGGTATGCGCGAACGGTCGGGCGCCGCAAGAAAGTTTTCGCGCGGATGCTGGACCGTATCGAGCGCGACTGTGCGCTGCGGTGCGTCGACCTCGAGATCGTCAGGCTGACGCACGGCCGCCGTGAGCTCCTGGGCGCGCTCCGCACGCGCGACCTCTTTGGAGAGCGGCGGCCGGCCGCACCGCCGGCCAGAGCGCAGCTTGCGGAAATGCGTTCTTCCGTCCGGGCCGCGCAAGCCAGACGCAGGACTTTGCTGCGAGGTGGCGCATTGCCATTCGCGTACGCGACTCAGTTCGCTGATATCAGCGCTGCCGGCGGCTTCGACATCGTCATCGGCAACCCGCCCTGGGTGCGACCGCACAATGTCGACCGTAGCGCCAAAGGCCTGTTCAACCGGGAGTTCAGGGTCTTCCGGGAGTCGGCGTGGCAGGCGGGCGCAGAGAACGCAGCGGCGGCGCCCGGATTTGCCGCGCAGGTGGATCTCTCCGCGCTGTTCATCGAAAGGTCCCTCACTCTGGTGCGCGAGGGGGGAACCGTTGCGCTCATCGTCCCCGCAAAGCTGTGGCGATCGCTGGCCGGTGGGGGCGTGAGATCGTACGTGCTCGGGGAAGGTGAGATCGTTGAGCTGCACGACCTGACTGAATCGAGACAGGTCTTCGACGCCGCGGTTTATCCCTCGGTCATCGTTGTTCGCCGGTGTCGCGCGTGCGAGCACTCCTCGACTTCAGCGCGCGCGGTGGTACATCGCCGCGAATCCGCCATTCACTGGCCCCTCGACACGAAGACCCTTCCCTTCGATGGAACACCTGGTAGTCCGTGGCTGATAATGCCTCCCGAGGTGCGCGCGTCGTTCGAGCGTGTTCATCGCGCCGGTGTACCGCTCGCCGAGTCGCGGCTGGGACGTCCGCTACTCGGCGTGAAGACGGGCTGCAATGAGGCGTTCATTGTCAGACTCGCGCCGGAGCGGAATCCGTCAGGGCAAAACGGCAACCACCATCTGGCCGCGATTGAATCAGGCGATCTCAGTGGACGCGTGGAATCCTCGCTGCTCCGACCGCTGCACCGAGGCGAAACCATTCGCCCGTGGCGGCTTGATGCTCCTCCGGAGCGTATCATCTGGACACACGATGTGCGGGGAGCGGTGCCGCGCCTCGAGCCACACGCTCACCGCTGGCTCAGTGCCTGGAGGCGCGAGCTGGAGGCACGGAGTGATTTTGTCGCGCGTGGGCAGGTGCGCTGGTGGACGATCTTCCGCACCGAGGGCGCTTCATTTACCTCACCGCGCGTTGTGTGGTCCGATTTCGGCCGCTCGCCTCGAGCGGCGGTGTTGGAGGCGGGCGACTCGACAGTGCTGCTCAACACCTGCTACGTCGTGCCCTGTGATGAGCTGGCAGATGCCCAGGCACTTGCGGTGCTGCTGAACTCGCCGGTTGCAGCCGCCTGGCTGAATTCGCTCGCGGAGCCCGCTCGCGGCGGGTATCACCGCTACCTGGGCTGGACAGTCGGGCTGCTTCCTTTACCCTCGGACTGGACTCGGGCGCGAAGACTTCTCGCTCCGATCGCCGATCGAGCCATGCGAGGCACCCCGCCTGGCAGGCACACTCTCATTACGGCGGCGCTCGACGCCTATCGCCTGACGGAGGGGGACGTCGAGCCCCTGTTGCTGTGGGACTATCGGTAA
- a CDS encoding type II toxin-antitoxin system prevent-host-death family antitoxin — protein MRNTYSLYEAKAKFSAIVRKVREGQPVIVTLHGEPVVEIRPIGKTKGIEARLRELEERGVLIPAENPHAKITPGEHVPGALKRFLEDRD, from the coding sequence ATGCGAAATACCTATTCTCTCTACGAAGCCAAGGCAAAGTTCTCGGCGATCGTTCGCAAGGTGCGCGAAGGCCAGCCTGTCATCGTTACACTTCACGGCGAGCCCGTGGTTGAAATCCGGCCGATCGGAAAAACCAAAGGAATCGAAGCGCGACTCAGGGAACTCGAGGAACGAGGCGTCCTCATTCCCGCGGAAAATCCTCACGCGAAGATTACACCGGGAGAGCATGTTCCCGGTGCTCTGAAGCGATTTCTGGAAGATCGCGATTGA
- a CDS encoding metal-dependent transcriptional regulator, with amino-acid sequence MRSTKRTELENVASGGDALTGPVEDYLKAIYALGGGTGAVATNDIAQRLELAPASVSGMVRRLADQGLLSYEPYRGVKLTDKGRRAALRTLRRHRVIESYLSSALKYPWDRVHAEAERLEHAASDELVDRMAAAIGEPEVDPHGAPIPSRDGVVDETEYFPLSELAAGLGVRVVRVSDEDAEMLRYLGELAITPGAELLIVSKAPFDGPITLRIGSVLHSIGPALAAKVLVEPLAEIDAPSH; translated from the coding sequence GTGAGGAGTACGAAGCGCACCGAACTCGAGAACGTTGCCTCAGGTGGGGATGCTCTCACCGGGCCGGTAGAGGATTATTTGAAGGCCATCTACGCGCTTGGCGGCGGCACCGGTGCGGTGGCGACAAATGACATCGCCCAGCGGCTGGAACTGGCTCCCGCGTCGGTGAGCGGAATGGTGCGCCGGCTCGCCGATCAGGGACTTCTCTCCTACGAGCCTTATCGCGGTGTTAAGCTGACCGACAAAGGACGTCGTGCCGCGCTCCGGACATTGAGGCGGCACCGTGTCATCGAGTCATACCTGTCGAGCGCACTGAAATATCCGTGGGACCGCGTTCACGCCGAGGCGGAGCGGCTCGAGCATGCGGCATCCGACGAGCTGGTGGACAGGATGGCTGCGGCAATCGGTGAGCCCGAAGTTGACCCGCATGGCGCGCCGATTCCCTCGCGCGACGGAGTGGTGGATGAAACGGAGTATTTTCCGCTTTCCGAGCTCGCCGCCGGACTCGGAGTGCGAGTGGTGCGAGTGAGCGACGAAGATGCGGAGATGCTGCGCTATCTCGGCGAGCTGGCAATTACACCTGGAGCTGAGCTCCTGATCGTGTCGAAGGCGCCGTTCGATGGACCGATCACGCTGCGAATCGGTTCGGTTCTTCACTCTATCGGGCCGGCCCTCGCGGCCAAGGTGCTGGTAGAACCCTTGGCGGAGATCGACGCTCCGTCGCATTAG
- a CDS encoding CoA pyrophosphatase: protein MSSLDRLRQHPDIARLKERIGSYQPTEADEPGVRRAAVALILRLGAPLDEPEIFFIQRADYETDPWSGQVAFPGGREEPGDTSLFDTAARETFEETAIDIRRDSEVIGQLDDLRPRTVRLPDVVVRPYVILIGEHSDPVLSDEVAASFWVPLTTLRNDRGWRDTVVTAGGVEFTRRAFHHGGFVVWGMTERIVSRFLAAIG, encoded by the coding sequence GTGAGCTCGCTCGACCGACTTCGCCAGCACCCGGATATAGCACGGCTCAAAGAGCGAATCGGGAGTTACCAGCCAACCGAGGCGGACGAGCCGGGCGTTCGCCGCGCTGCAGTAGCTCTCATTCTACGCCTTGGCGCTCCGCTCGACGAGCCGGAAATTTTTTTCATTCAGCGGGCGGATTACGAGACCGATCCCTGGAGCGGCCAGGTTGCGTTCCCCGGAGGAAGAGAAGAACCCGGCGACACGTCTCTTTTTGACACAGCCGCACGGGAGACATTCGAAGAAACAGCGATCGACATTCGGCGGGACTCCGAAGTCATCGGCCAGCTGGACGACTTGAGGCCGCGCACCGTCCGACTGCCTGACGTGGTAGTGAGGCCCTACGTCATCCTCATTGGTGAGCACTCCGATCCGGTGTTGAGCGATGAGGTTGCGGCAAGCTTCTGGGTTCCTCTGACCACCCTCAGGAACGACCGAGGATGGCGCGACACTGTGGTGACCGCCGGCGGCGTGGAATTCACCCGGCGGGCATTCCATCACGGAGGGTTTGTCGTATGGGGTATGACCGAGAGAATCGTGTCGCGCTTTCTTGCTGCGATTGGATAG
- a CDS encoding PIN domain-containing protein yields the protein MISTAYVDTSFLVSIAFNQSGSAVLSRRINSFENLISSNLLEAEFQAAFAREGRVVNRASLTRVSWILPERPLVDEIARVLEHGYVRGADCWHLATALYSAAQEPSSISFLTLDSRQRTIARALGFAA from the coding sequence TTGATCAGTACCGCGTACGTCGATACTTCATTTCTCGTCTCGATTGCGTTCAATCAAAGCGGTTCTGCGGTTCTCTCCCGCCGTATCAATTCATTTGAAAACTTGATATCATCGAACCTTCTCGAAGCGGAATTTCAAGCTGCATTTGCGCGCGAGGGGAGAGTCGTAAATCGCGCCAGCTTGACGCGAGTTTCATGGATTCTGCCGGAGCGACCGCTCGTGGACGAAATTGCCCGGGTGCTGGAGCATGGATATGTCCGGGGTGCCGACTGCTGGCACCTGGCGACCGCGCTGTATTCCGCCGCTCAGGAGCCATCGTCGATCTCGTTCCTGACCCTCGATAGTCGACAAAGAACCATCGCGCGAGCGCTCGGCTTCGCCGCGTAG
- a CDS encoding LD-carboxypeptidase, producing the protein MRQYFAALMQPSIFGAVQPLRDGARVALIAPSGVISRAEDINRALENVRSFGWVPVLGDHVSSQLGYLAGSDADRLKDINAAFASDDIDAVWCIRGGYGSMRLLADLDYLALRRRRKPVIGFSDLTALHSAIHRKSGLVTFHGPTARARLTDFSRESLRLALVDQRDPCGIVDDARVLRPGRANGRIIGGNLALITALLGTPFAPNFEGAILIVEDVGEAVYRIDRMLRHLILAGALQQCVALVAGNFRPPKNENSRDNRALDDVLAEAATRAGIPCLAGAPFGHISDQWTIPLGAIGELDTDVPSLRVLPAS; encoded by the coding sequence GTGCGCCAATACTTTGCGGCGCTCATGCAGCCCTCGATCTTCGGTGCGGTTCAGCCACTTCGCGACGGCGCGCGCGTCGCCCTCATCGCCCCTTCCGGCGTCATCAGCCGCGCCGAGGACATCAACCGGGCGCTGGAAAATGTCCGTTCGTTCGGCTGGGTCCCTGTGCTGGGCGACCACGTGTCTTCCCAGCTTGGCTATCTCGCCGGAAGTGATGCCGATCGCCTCAAGGACATAAACGCAGCTTTTGCCAGCGATGACATCGACGCGGTCTGGTGCATCCGCGGTGGCTACGGATCGATGCGACTGCTCGCTGACCTCGACTACCTAGCGCTGCGCCGCCGAAGAAAACCGGTGATCGGATTCTCCGATCTTACGGCACTCCACTCCGCAATTCACAGGAAGAGCGGGCTGGTAACGTTTCACGGTCCCACGGCGCGCGCGAGGCTGACGGATTTCTCGCGCGAGTCGCTCCGGCTCGCGCTCGTTGACCAGCGGGACCCATGTGGCATCGTCGATGACGCGCGCGTGTTGCGGCCCGGCCGCGCGAATGGCCGGATAATCGGCGGTAATCTCGCGCTCATCACCGCCCTTCTCGGAACGCCGTTCGCACCGAACTTCGAGGGCGCAATTCTGATCGTGGAGGATGTAGGCGAAGCGGTCTACAGGATCGACCGCATGTTGAGGCATCTCATTCTCGCTGGTGCGCTCCAGCAGTGCGTCGCGCTCGTAGCCGGCAACTTCCGCCCGCCGAAAAATGAAAATTCCAGGGACAATCGCGCGCTCGATGACGTCCTCGCCGAGGCAGCAACGCGCGCCGGAATTCCGTGCCTCGCCGGCGCGCCCTTCGGGCACATCTCCGACCAGTGGACGATTCCACTCGGTGCGATAGGCGAGCTCGACACCGACGTCCCGAGCCTCCGGGTTCTTCCCGCGAGCTGA
- a CDS encoding rhodanese-like domain-containing protein: MAHKSGTDLIEEAKQRVREVTPAEAMQMRASDPSIVYLDVREPNEWNLGRIPGALFIARGNLESRIESTIPREKKIIIYCARGNRSALAADTLQQMGYSDVASMSQGFIGWVDAGGEVEG, translated from the coding sequence ATGGCCCACAAATCCGGCACCGACCTGATCGAGGAAGCGAAGCAGCGCGTCAGGGAAGTCACTCCAGCCGAAGCGATGCAGATGCGCGCGAGCGACCCGTCGATTGTCTACCTCGACGTCCGCGAGCCGAATGAGTGGAACCTCGGACGCATTCCCGGTGCACTGTTCATCGCGCGCGGGAATCTCGAGAGCCGAATCGAGTCGACCATCCCGCGCGAAAAAAAGATCATCATCTACTGCGCACGCGGGAATCGCTCCGCGCTCGCCGCCGACACGCTGCAACAAATGGGTTACAGCGATGTCGCCTCGATGTCCCAGGGATTCATCGGGTGGGTGGACGCCGGAGGGGAGGTCGAGGGTTGA
- a CDS encoding LpqB family beta-propeller domain-containing protein has translation MTSPAERLTAALSDRYRIERELGQGGMATVYLADDIKHGRKVAVKVVHPELSAVLGAERFLSEIHVTAALQHPHILPLFDSGQAEGQLFYVMPFVDGESLRGRLNRERQLPIDEAVRFTREVASALDYAHRHGVVHRDIKPENILIHDGQAVVADFGIALAVSHAGGGRLTQTGLSLGTPQYMSPEQATGEREIDARSDIYSLGAVTYEALTGEPPFTGPSAQAIVAKVITTEPRPLATQRKSIPPHVEAAVLKSLEKMPADRFATAAEFARALGDATFSAPTVAATSARSAARRTTLRWREIAIGALALSLVLAMVTGWQLLSPEPVRAVNRFSVHLDQNAISQSTDAPAISPDGKYMVYSNDEGQLMLRDRSRLHAVAIPGTDNGWAPFFSPDGKTMAFFTGFPGALKTVPIAGGPATTLLADSTYGNGGTWSDDGWLYFSRSSAGSLSLMRVRPEGGKAELVARPDTTRDELFFYWPEALPGGKTVLVGVWRRKGAPDIGAVDVKSGAVRVLTRGVRALYASSGHLVVLQTDGSLTGAGFDPKTLEVDGEATQIVTGIHFSGPGKAPIALSREGTLLYEAYEPVNQVVRVGRDGTAKPVDPAWTGRFSHLAVSPDGSQLAVTVSMGSRAELWVKVLDAGTLTRLSGEGTYSYRPTWSPDGRSVLFVSDRNGRSALYRMAADGSAPSELVAAEPRGVDEGVSSRDGQSFLLRVGSGGGRDIFVKAGETASRALVAGDAEEYSPALSPDGRWLAYGSDESGRSQVYVRPFPDASRGRWQISRVGGTEPVWSPGGGELFYRNATGNLVSVEVGGGSDFRVTSERTLFSARDYTSDTRSRAYSVAPDGKSFYFISTQPGNPSQMVVVLNWLEELKAKVGR, from the coding sequence ATGACCAGTCCAGCGGAACGACTCACAGCCGCGCTGTCGGACCGCTATCGAATCGAGCGCGAGCTCGGTCAGGGTGGGATGGCGACGGTATACCTCGCCGACGACATCAAGCACGGCCGGAAAGTCGCGGTCAAGGTCGTACACCCGGAGCTCTCCGCAGTGCTCGGCGCCGAGCGGTTCCTGTCGGAGATACATGTAACGGCGGCGCTCCAGCATCCGCACATCCTGCCGTTGTTCGATTCGGGACAGGCGGAAGGTCAGCTGTTTTACGTGATGCCCTTCGTCGACGGCGAATCGCTGCGCGGGCGCTTGAATCGCGAGCGACAGCTTCCGATCGACGAAGCCGTGCGCTTTACGCGCGAAGTTGCCAGCGCGCTCGACTACGCACACCGCCACGGCGTAGTGCACCGCGACATAAAACCGGAAAACATTCTCATCCACGACGGACAGGCCGTGGTCGCAGACTTCGGCATCGCGCTCGCCGTCAGCCACGCCGGGGGTGGCCGACTCACTCAGACGGGTCTTTCACTCGGCACTCCGCAGTACATGAGCCCGGAGCAGGCGACCGGCGAGCGTGAGATAGACGCACGAAGCGACATCTATTCGTTGGGTGCGGTGACATACGAAGCTCTCACCGGAGAGCCGCCGTTCACCGGCCCGAGCGCGCAAGCGATCGTGGCGAAGGTCATAACAACCGAGCCGCGTCCGCTGGCGACGCAGCGGAAATCGATTCCGCCGCATGTCGAGGCGGCGGTGCTCAAGTCGCTGGAGAAGATGCCGGCCGACCGTTTCGCGACGGCCGCGGAGTTTGCCCGTGCACTTGGTGACGCGACTTTCTCAGCCCCCACGGTAGCTGCGACGAGTGCGCGGTCTGCGGCGAGAAGGACGACTCTGCGCTGGCGGGAGATCGCGATCGGTGCGCTGGCGCTGTCGCTCGTTCTCGCCATGGTCACCGGATGGCAACTGCTTTCGCCAGAGCCTGTCCGAGCTGTCAATCGATTCAGCGTGCACCTCGACCAGAACGCCATCAGCCAGTCAACCGATGCTCCAGCAATTTCCCCGGACGGGAAATACATGGTGTACTCGAACGACGAAGGCCAGCTGATGCTGCGGGACCGGAGCCGGCTTCACGCGGTGGCAATTCCCGGAACGGATAATGGATGGGCGCCGTTCTTTTCACCCGACGGGAAGACAATGGCTTTCTTCACCGGGTTTCCCGGAGCGCTCAAAACCGTCCCGATTGCGGGCGGTCCGGCAACCACTCTTCTCGCGGACTCCACCTATGGAAATGGCGGGACGTGGAGCGACGACGGCTGGCTGTACTTCAGCAGATCGTCTGCCGGCAGTCTTTCCCTGATGCGCGTCCGGCCGGAAGGTGGAAAAGCCGAGCTGGTTGCCCGGCCGGACACCACGAGAGACGAGCTCTTTTTCTACTGGCCGGAGGCGCTGCCGGGCGGAAAGACAGTTCTTGTGGGCGTCTGGAGACGCAAGGGTGCTCCGGATATTGGCGCGGTGGACGTGAAATCGGGTGCAGTCCGTGTGTTGACGCGGGGAGTGCGAGCGCTCTACGCATCGTCGGGGCACCTGGTGGTTTTGCAGACCGACGGATCACTCACCGGCGCTGGCTTCGACCCGAAGACGCTGGAGGTGGATGGCGAGGCGACTCAAATCGTGACCGGTATTCATTTCAGCGGCCCGGGCAAGGCGCCGATAGCGTTGTCACGTGAGGGTACCCTTCTTTACGAAGCGTACGAGCCGGTAAACCAGGTCGTGAGGGTCGGCCGGGACGGTACCGCGAAGCCCGTTGATCCCGCGTGGACGGGCCGCTTCAGCCATCTCGCAGTTTCCCCCGACGGCTCACAGCTGGCCGTGACAGTCTCGATGGGCTCACGCGCCGAGCTGTGGGTCAAGGTTCTCGACGCCGGGACTTTGACCCGACTCTCTGGTGAGGGAACCTACAGCTATCGCCCAACCTGGTCTCCGGACGGCCGGTCGGTGTTATTCGTGTCAGACCGGAACGGTCGTTCCGCCCTATACCGGATGGCTGCTGACGGGAGCGCGCCTTCCGAGCTTGTCGCCGCCGAACCGCGGGGTGTGGACGAGGGCGTATCATCGCGCGACGGCCAGTCGTTCCTCCTTCGAGTGGGATCGGGCGGAGGGCGCGACATATTCGTCAAGGCGGGCGAAACCGCGAGCCGCGCGCTCGTTGCGGGAGATGCGGAGGAATATTCGCCCGCGCTATCGCCCGACGGACGATGGCTCGCGTACGGCTCCGACGAATCCGGCCGGTCGCAGGTTTATGTGCGTCCATTTCCCGACGCATCGCGCGGACGCTGGCAGATTTCCCGGGTTGGTGGAACGGAGCCAGTGTGGTCACCTGGCGGCGGGGAGCTCTTCTATCGCAATGCGACAGGCAACCTCGTGTCCGTTGAAGTCGGGGGAGGCTCTGATTTCCGGGTGACATCGGAGCGGACGTTGTTCTCTGCCCGGGACTATACATCCGACACACGCAGCCGCGCGTACTCAGTCGCGCCTGATGGAAAATCCTTCTACTTCATCAGCACTCAGCCGGGAAATCCGTCACAGATGGTCGTCGTCCTCAACTGGCTCGAGGAGCTGAAGGCCAAGGTCGGGCGGTGA
- a CDS encoding alpha/beta hydrolase, producing the protein MIETEPFELTRERPGGGKPLVVRGEAYHPESAPSTPHTVVICHGFKGFAHWAFFPYLAGEIAESGMRAITFDFSGSGVGPDRENFSQLDEFTTNTFTQELTDLDQVVAEAHRRGWIENGFGLFGHSRGGGVAILHTSHDRNVKALVTWASISSTFRWSDSDVAAWRQRGYNDIHNSRTGQNMRLGTAILDEVESLGKTKLDISSAARRIAVPWLIVHGEADETVPVKEGELLHEMSPGRSTLWTVEGGNHGFGASHPVTNAPSTLALVTSGTVKFFAEHLGSSTV; encoded by the coding sequence TTGATCGAGACGGAACCGTTCGAGCTCACCCGTGAGCGGCCCGGTGGGGGAAAGCCGCTGGTCGTCCGCGGCGAAGCATATCATCCCGAATCCGCGCCGAGCACCCCTCATACTGTCGTGATCTGCCACGGGTTCAAGGGCTTCGCGCACTGGGCATTCTTCCCATATCTCGCGGGGGAAATTGCCGAGTCGGGAATGCGGGCGATCACGTTCGACTTCTCCGGAAGCGGCGTTGGCCCCGACCGCGAGAACTTCAGTCAGCTCGACGAGTTCACGACCAACACATTCACGCAGGAGCTCACGGACCTCGATCAGGTCGTGGCCGAGGCCCACCGCCGGGGATGGATCGAAAACGGGTTTGGATTGTTCGGCCATTCGAGGGGTGGGGGCGTCGCAATCCTGCACACCTCACACGACCGGAACGTCAAGGCGCTGGTCACGTGGGCTTCGATATCGAGCACTTTCAGATGGTCGGACAGCGATGTTGCAGCATGGCGCCAGCGTGGTTACAACGACATCCATAACTCGCGCACTGGCCAGAACATGCGGCTTGGTACTGCGATCCTCGACGAGGTCGAATCACTTGGCAAAACAAAGCTGGATATCTCTTCCGCCGCGCGCCGAATTGCCGTCCCCTGGCTCATCGTGCACGGCGAGGCCGACGAGACCGTTCCCGTCAAGGAAGGGGAGCTTTTGCACGAGATGTCGCCCGGCCGATCGACTCTCTGGACAGTGGAGGGAGGGAATCACGGATTTGGCGCAAGTCACCCGGTGACCAATGCACCGTCCACGCTCGCACTCGTTACGAGTGGCACCGTGAAGTTCTTCGCCGAGCATCTCGGTAGCTCGACGGTGTGA